From the Diospyros lotus cultivar Yz01 chromosome 13, ASM1463336v1, whole genome shotgun sequence genome, one window contains:
- the LOC127788013 gene encoding extracellular ribonuclease LE-like translates to MELPTPPLLHTHSAMKSTSSILLIKLFILQCSLSLLCVAVAQQDFDFFYFVQQWPGSYCDTKASCCYPTTGKPATDFGIHGLWPNYKDGSYPSNCDPDSHFNRSQVSDLISRMQRSWPTLACPRGDGSLFWSHEWEKHGTCSESVLDQHHYFKTALNLKETLGLLPILQSAGINPDGGSYSLSRIRGAIKDALGFTPWIECNVDASGNSQLYQVYVCIDNQGSNTIECPVLPTGSKCASTVQFPSF, encoded by the exons ATGGAGCTCCCGACTCCACCGCTACTTCACACTCACAGCGCCATGAAATCCACCAGTTCAATCTTGCTGATCAAGCTCTTCATTCTGCAATGCTCATTGTCGCTTCTGTGCGTTGCCGTTGCGCAGCaagattttgatttcttctactTTGTGCAACAG TGGCCGGGATCGTACTGCGACACAAAGGCGAGTTGTTGCTATCCGACGACGGGAAAGCCGGCGACAGATTTCGGCATTCATGGACTCTGGCCGAATTACAAGGACGGATCTTACCCCTCGAACTGCGATCCTGATAGCCACTTCAATCGATCCCAG GTATCGGACTTGATCAGCAGAATGCAGAGGAGTTGGCCGACGCTGGCGTGCCCGAGGGGAGATGGCTCGTTGTTCTGGTCGCACGAATGGGAGAAACACGGGACCTGCTCCGAGTCCGTTCTTGACCAGCACCACTACTTCAAAACAGCTCTCAATTTGAAAGAAACCCTCGGCCTCCTCCCAATTCTCCAGTCCGCAG GAATCAACCCGGATGGAGGATCCTACAGCTTAAGCAGGATCAGAGGAGCCATAAAAGATGCACTTGGCTTCACTCCGTGGATCGAATGCAATGTTGACGCATCGGGCAACAGCCAACTGTACCAGGTTTACGTATGCATTGACAATCAAGGATCAAACACCATTGAATGCCCGGTGCTTCCCACCGGCAGCAAATGTGCTTCCACCGTGCAGTTTCCTTCCTTCTAG
- the LOC127789005 gene encoding ribonuclease 1-like, with protein MKGRQSSFVFIKLLVIQSVAALSVARDFDFFYLVQQWPASYCDTKRSCCYPTTGKPAEDFSIHGLWPNYDDGTYPSNCDSDNLFDPSEISDLTERLQKQWPTLACPSGDGYKFWEHEWDKHGTCSENVLNQHSYFQKALDLKSRANLLQALSSSGIRPNGKYYSLDSIKEAIQGALGVSPYVQCNVDPSGNDQLYQVYLCVDSSATDFMECPVMPHGRRCGSRIEFPPFSDSNSIGEDYVEEI; from the exons ATGAAAGGCAGGCAGTCAAGTTTCGTCTTCATCAAGCTCCTGGTGATACAAAGTGTGGCGGCTCTAAGCGTCGCCagggattttgatttcttctactTGGTTCAACAG TGGCCGGCGTCCTACTGCGACACAAAGAGAAGCTGCTGCTATCCGACGACCGGAAAGCCGGCGGAGGATTTCAGCATTCACGGGCTATGGCCTAACTATGACGACGGCACTTACCCTTCTAACTGCGACAGTGACAACCTTTTCGACCCGTCTGAG ATCTCAGATCTTACGGAGAGACTGCAAAAGCAGTGGCCGACGCTGGCCTGTCCGAGCGGCGATGGATACAAGTTCTGGGAGCACGAATGGGACAAGCACGGCACCTGCTCCGAGAATGTCCTCAACCAACACAGCTACTTCCAGAAGGCTCTCGACCTCAAGTCCAGGGCCAATCTTCTTCAAGCGCTCTCCAGTTCAG GTATTCGACCCAATGGGAAATATTACAGCCTAGATAGCATCAAAGAAGCCATCCAAGGAGCTCTTGGGGTTTCGCCTTACGTCCAGTGCAACGTGGATCCATCGGGCAACGACCAGCTCTACCAGGTTTACCTCTGCGTGGACTCTTCCGCCACCGACTTCATGGAATGCCCGGTTATGCCGCACGGACGCCGCTGCGGTTCCAGGATCGAGTTCCCTCCCTTCTCAGATTCCAATTCCATTGGAGAAGATTACGTTGAAGAGATTTGA